Proteins found in one Nocardia brasiliensis ATCC 700358 genomic segment:
- a CDS encoding TauD/TfdA family dioxygenase has product MTHATLPLCTQPITGPAAWRSSDYTDPDQWTTPLTTDDVGELFAALQHCRRTGKDLGDITREDFPLDGLARKLAAVSDTLVSGRGFAVLSGFPITADIPRSDIELMYWGLSAHLGPAVTQNARGDILVPVKNYGNGGLLNAATRGYQTNEALPFHTDSSDIVGLLCLHSAGEGGYSSLTSSVTIHNELLREHRELLGLYYAGFYYDRRDEEVDGERPYYRNSVYAWHEGRLSCRYYLRQFVESAHERFDLDLSPVERYALDTFEAIAARPENKITMRIRPGDIQFLNNNVIVHARTAFIDTDQIARELLRLWLNPFGAPTPPPGHAAFREGMPLKQIR; this is encoded by the coding sequence ACCAGTGGACGACGCCGCTGACCACCGATGACGTCGGCGAGTTGTTCGCCGCGCTGCAGCACTGCCGCCGGACCGGCAAGGATCTCGGTGACATCACCCGCGAGGACTTTCCGCTGGACGGCCTGGCGCGCAAGCTCGCCGCGGTATCGGACACCCTCGTCTCCGGGCGCGGGTTCGCCGTGCTGAGCGGGTTTCCGATCACGGCCGATATTCCGCGCTCCGATATCGAACTCATGTATTGGGGGCTGAGCGCGCACCTGGGGCCCGCGGTGACGCAGAACGCCCGCGGCGACATTCTGGTGCCGGTCAAGAACTACGGCAACGGCGGCCTGTTGAACGCGGCGACCCGCGGCTACCAGACCAACGAGGCCCTGCCGTTCCACACCGACAGTTCCGATATCGTCGGCCTGCTCTGCCTGCACTCCGCCGGCGAGGGTGGCTACAGCAGCCTCACCAGTTCGGTGACCATCCACAACGAATTGCTCCGCGAGCATCGGGAACTGCTCGGCCTCTACTACGCCGGTTTCTATTACGACCGGCGCGACGAAGAGGTCGACGGTGAGCGGCCGTACTACCGGAATTCCGTGTACGCCTGGCACGAGGGACGGCTCAGCTGCCGGTACTACCTGCGGCAATTCGTCGAATCCGCGCACGAGCGATTCGATCTGGACCTGTCCCCGGTGGAGCGGTACGCGCTCGACACCTTCGAGGCGATCGCCGCCCGGCCGGAGAACAAGATCACCATGCGGATTCGGCCCGGCGATATCCAGTTCCTCAACAACAATGTGATCGTGCACGCCCGCACCGCGTTCATCGACACCGATCAGATCGCCCGTGAGCTACTTCGGCTCTGGCTCAACCCGTTCGGTGCGCCGACGCCGCCGCCCGGACACGCGGCGTTCCGTGAAGGTATGCCACTGAAACAAATTCGCTGA
- a CDS encoding ABC transporter substrate-binding protein, with protein sequence MRRARPVAVVALVFAVWLTGVACGTGGDVVPGGDPSKATQAATPPDDQLNLDATANVRFALEPVSLNTFTTAGVALDQALLDNVYQGLVTVDAGAQDKIVPGLATSWEQSPDGLSYTFRLVQNAKFHDGSPLTSADVVWSLQQQIAPGSKSLRAAELASIASVSAPDPATVTIQLKQRDTNLLWNLTQRGGIVYKTGTDFAALDGAENGSGPFRLAQWNRGSTLTLTRWDDYWGPKPKVAKVVFHYIIDANTANNAELTGQLDVQTATDPTLLQPFTDSDKFSVLRGTSTDEYTLAFNEANPILANPDVRHAIRQALDKKAIIKAVGAGIQIGSPVPPQDPWYEDLTALDEYNPENAKKLLAKAGYGNGLTLSVEYPNHYVTALSDILVSNLKDVGITLNVRVVEFQTWLSKVYKNHDYELSVVNHAEARDVNNYARADYYFGYDNKQVQQWYREARTADSEDARNALLRKMTRQIAEDAPCDWLFLVELNTVVRKGVYGVPQHETNNRFPLTKLAVAK encoded by the coding sequence TTGAGGCGCGCACGTCCCGTCGCCGTCGTCGCGCTCGTCTTCGCGGTCTGGCTGACCGGCGTGGCCTGCGGCACCGGTGGTGACGTGGTGCCGGGCGGGGACCCGAGCAAGGCCACCCAGGCCGCGACACCCCCGGACGATCAGCTGAACCTCGATGCGACGGCGAACGTCCGCTTCGCGCTGGAGCCGGTCAGCCTGAACACCTTCACCACCGCGGGCGTCGCGCTCGATCAGGCGTTGCTCGACAACGTGTATCAGGGCCTGGTCACGGTGGACGCCGGTGCGCAGGACAAGATCGTGCCCGGCCTGGCGACCTCGTGGGAACAGTCGCCGGACGGGTTGAGCTACACCTTCCGCCTGGTGCAGAACGCGAAGTTCCACGACGGCTCGCCGCTGACCTCCGCCGATGTCGTGTGGTCGTTGCAGCAGCAGATCGCACCGGGCTCCAAGTCGCTGCGCGCGGCCGAGCTCGCGTCCATCGCGTCGGTGTCTGCCCCGGACCCGGCCACCGTGACGATCCAGCTGAAGCAGCGCGACACCAACCTGCTGTGGAACCTGACCCAGCGCGGCGGCATCGTCTACAAGACCGGCACCGATTTCGCCGCCCTCGACGGTGCGGAGAACGGCTCCGGACCGTTCCGGCTGGCGCAGTGGAACCGCGGCTCGACCCTCACCCTGACGCGGTGGGACGACTACTGGGGTCCGAAGCCGAAGGTCGCAAAGGTGGTGTTCCACTACATCATCGACGCCAACACTGCGAACAATGCCGAACTGACCGGCCAGCTCGACGTCCAGACCGCGACCGATCCGACTCTGCTGCAACCGTTCACCGACAGCGACAAGTTCAGCGTGCTGCGGGGGACGAGCACCGACGAATACACCCTCGCCTTCAACGAAGCCAATCCCATTCTGGCGAATCCGGATGTGCGCCATGCCATCCGGCAAGCACTGGACAAGAAGGCGATCATCAAGGCGGTGGGTGCGGGGATCCAGATCGGTAGCCCGGTGCCGCCGCAGGATCCCTGGTACGAGGACCTCACCGCGCTGGACGAATACAACCCGGAGAACGCGAAGAAGCTGCTCGCCAAGGCCGGATACGGCAACGGGCTGACGCTGTCGGTGGAATATCCGAACCACTACGTCACCGCGCTGAGCGACATTCTGGTCTCCAATCTCAAGGACGTCGGCATCACGCTCAACGTCCGGGTGGTGGAGTTCCAGACCTGGCTGTCGAAGGTGTACAAGAACCACGACTACGAGTTGAGCGTGGTCAATCACGCGGAGGCGCGGGACGTGAACAACTACGCGCGCGCCGACTACTACTTCGGCTACGACAACAAGCAGGTCCAGCAGTGGTATCGGGAAGCGCGCACCGCGGACAGTGAGGACGCGCGTAATGCCTTGCTGCGCAAGATGACCCGGCAGATCGCCGAGGACGCGCCGTGTGACTGGTTGTTCCTCGTCGAGCTGAATACGGTGGTGCGCAAGGGGGTTTACGGTGTGCCGCAGCACGAGACCAACAACCGGTTTCCGCTGACGAAGCTGGCGGTCGCCAAGTGA
- a CDS encoding ABC transporter permease yields MLWYVIQRAGLLLVSLAVASVLVFALLRLLPGDVAATVAGLQATPEQIAAIRTDLGLDRSLPEQYLSWIGGVFHGDFGHSQLNGTSVGPELQQKLAVTGPLIAGSLLIALCLAVTLGTWAALRHRSRTGEAANALSQLGIAVPGLWLAMLLILVFAVELKVLPAQGFPADRWAEPGDAMRSLILPCVTLGLSEGAVLFRFVRSAILGVLYSEYLRTARAKGLTRTQALVRHGFRNAAPPVVSILGLQFAVLIVGAVVIERVFTLPGVGSMLLSDVANRDLVKVQGEVLLIVSAVLVIGFAVDILHRLIDPRVEATL; encoded by the coding sequence TTGCTCTGGTATGTGATCCAGCGAGCCGGGCTGCTCCTGGTATCCCTGGCGGTGGCGAGTGTGCTCGTCTTCGCGCTGCTGCGCTTGCTGCCCGGCGACGTCGCGGCGACCGTCGCCGGGCTCCAGGCGACACCGGAGCAGATCGCCGCCATCCGCACCGATCTCGGTCTGGATCGTTCGCTGCCGGAGCAGTACCTGTCCTGGATCGGCGGGGTGTTCCACGGTGATTTCGGCCATTCCCAGCTCAACGGAACCTCGGTGGGCCCCGAGTTGCAGCAGAAGCTCGCCGTCACCGGCCCGCTGATCGCCGGATCCCTGCTGATCGCACTGTGTTTGGCGGTAACGCTGGGCACCTGGGCGGCGCTGCGGCATCGCAGCCGGACCGGCGAGGCGGCGAACGCCCTGTCGCAGCTCGGTATTGCGGTGCCGGGACTGTGGCTGGCGATGCTGCTGATCCTGGTGTTCGCGGTGGAGCTGAAAGTGCTGCCCGCACAGGGGTTTCCGGCCGATCGCTGGGCCGAGCCGGGCGATGCGATGCGCAGCCTGATCCTGCCGTGCGTGACGCTCGGGCTGTCCGAGGGCGCGGTGCTGTTCCGGTTCGTGCGTTCGGCGATCCTGGGTGTGCTGTATTCGGAGTATCTGCGCACCGCGCGGGCCAAGGGACTGACCCGCACCCAGGCGTTGGTACGGCACGGGTTTCGCAATGCCGCGCCGCCGGTGGTCTCGATCCTCGGCTTGCAGTTCGCGGTGCTGATCGTGGGTGCGGTGGTGATCGAGCGGGTGTTCACCCTGCCGGGCGTGGGCAGCATGCTGCTGTCCGACGTGGCGAACCGCGACCTGGTGAAGGTGCAGGGCGAGGTGCTGCTGATCGTCAGCGCGGTGCTGGTGATCGGCTTCGCGGTCGACATCCTGCACCGGCTCATCGATCCACGGGTGGAGGCGACGCTGTGA
- a CDS encoding ABC transporter permease, which translates to MIRAVERPKWRRRRRAIQVVLAALIRKPSGAFGLAMVGTLVVASVVSLWWTPYDPQATDPGRAWLLPLREGHLLGTDRVGHDVFSQVLAGAWQTLAVALVVAAIAGTLGLLLAMAAQLTPHPVGSVVVQLIDIMIAFPALLLAMVLAAVYGGSMLTVAVAIGISSGVAVARVARAEVARVLTSDFVLAARAAGASTGRIVVKHLLPAIAPTLIVQLSWVMALAVLAEAALTYLGYGSSPSAPSWGGILRAQQDYIKVRPLLVVWPGLAVALTVLGFNLLGDALRSVTDPRLRKGVPTR; encoded by the coding sequence GTGATCCGAGCCGTCGAGCGGCCGAAGTGGCGGCGCAGGCGCCGCGCGATACAGGTCGTGCTCGCCGCCCTCATCCGGAAGCCCAGTGGCGCTTTCGGACTGGCCATGGTCGGCACGCTGGTCGTGGCGAGTGTGGTGTCGCTGTGGTGGACGCCCTACGATCCGCAGGCCACCGACCCGGGCCGGGCCTGGCTGCTGCCGCTGCGCGAGGGCCACCTGCTCGGCACCGACCGGGTCGGGCACGACGTGTTCAGCCAGGTGCTGGCCGGTGCGTGGCAGACGCTCGCGGTGGCGCTGGTGGTCGCCGCGATCGCCGGCACGCTCGGCCTCCTGCTCGCGATGGCCGCGCAGCTGACGCCGCACCCGGTCGGCTCGGTGGTGGTGCAGCTGATCGACATCATGATCGCGTTCCCGGCGCTGTTGCTCGCGATGGTGCTGGCCGCGGTGTACGGCGGGTCGATGCTGACCGTGGCGGTGGCCATCGGCATCAGCTCGGGCGTCGCGGTCGCGCGGGTGGCGCGTGCCGAGGTGGCGCGCGTGCTGACCAGTGACTTCGTCCTCGCGGCCCGGGCCGCCGGGGCGTCGACGGGACGGATCGTGGTCAAACATCTGCTGCCCGCCATCGCGCCCACGCTCATCGTGCAGCTGTCCTGGGTGATGGCACTCGCCGTGCTCGCCGAGGCGGCGCTGACCTACCTGGGCTACGGCAGTTCGCCCTCGGCGCCGTCCTGGGGCGGCATCCTGCGCGCGCAACAGGACTACATCAAGGTGCGGCCGCTGCTGGTGGTGTGGCCCGGCCTGGCGGTGGCGCTGACGGTGCTCGGCTTCAATCTGCTGGGTGACGCGCTGCGCAGCGTCACCGACCCGCGGCTGCGCAAAGGGGTGCCGACTCGATGA
- a CDS encoding ATP-binding cassette domain-containing protein — protein sequence MTLLKVTGLTVEIGDQVLLDAVDFGMAAGGRLGLIGVSGSGKSLLALAIMGLLPEEARVRGSITLDGVELLGRGDRQLSKIRGSRMAMVFQEPLSALNPLMRVGKQIAEPLRLHQKMGRRAADAATIELAARVGLPDPAHIVRAFPHQLSGGQRQRVGIAMALAAKPALLIADEPTTALDVTVQAEILALLADLVAAEGSALLFITHDLAVLAQVTQRVLVLGEGRVLADGDLAQTLRESKHPYLRTLLELARASSFRRGTASVNSGSAEVVS from the coding sequence ATGACACTGCTGAAGGTGACCGGGCTGACGGTCGAGATCGGCGACCAGGTGCTGCTCGACGCCGTCGACTTCGGAATGGCGGCCGGCGGCCGGCTCGGCCTGATCGGTGTGTCCGGATCCGGGAAATCGCTGCTCGCCCTGGCGATCATGGGCCTGCTGCCGGAGGAGGCGCGGGTGCGTGGCAGCATCACCCTCGACGGTGTGGAGCTGCTCGGGCGCGGCGACCGCCAGCTGTCCAAGATTCGCGGCAGCCGGATGGCGATGGTGTTCCAGGAACCGCTGTCGGCGTTGAATCCGCTGATGCGCGTCGGCAAGCAGATCGCGGAACCGCTACGGCTGCACCAGAAGATGGGCCGGCGCGCCGCCGACGCCGCGACCATCGAGCTGGCGGCCCGCGTCGGCCTGCCGGACCCGGCGCATATCGTGCGCGCCTTCCCACACCAGCTCTCCGGCGGGCAGCGGCAGCGGGTCGGTATCGCGATGGCGCTCGCCGCGAAACCGGCCCTGTTGATCGCCGACGAGCCGACGACGGCGCTCGATGTCACCGTGCAGGCCGAAATCTTGGCGTTGCTAGCGGATTTGGTGGCCGCGGAAGGTTCGGCGCTGCTGTTCATCACGCACGATCTTGCGGTGCTCGCGCAGGTGACGCAGCGGGTGCTGGTGCTGGGGGAGGGGCGCGTGCTGGCGGACGGTGATCTGGCGCAGACCCTGCGCGAGTCGAAGCATCCGTATCTGCGTACGTTGCTGGAACTCGCGCGCGCGTCTTCGTTCCGGCGCGGTACAGCGAGCGTGAACAGCGGTTCGGCGGAGGTGGTTTCGTGA
- a CDS encoding ATP-binding cassette domain-containing protein produces the protein MILLEADDLSRSFRLPRTRLFGHAPRRDAVRAVSLTLAEGSHLGIVGESGSGKSTLLRLLLALDRPDGGEVRYQGKPVRGRDLTWFRREVQVVLQDPLSSLDPRMIVGDSIAEPLECLRIPGNHDYRVAELLVAVGLEPDAAARYPHEFSGGQRQRIAIARALAPNPKVLVGDEPFSALDAPTRAQIIELLGDLVEKFGLSLILVSHDVGVVQQLCDQLLVLKDGEIVERGPADTVLAHPEHPYTRALLDAVPMLPF, from the coding sequence GTGATCCTGCTGGAGGCCGACGACCTCAGCCGCTCGTTCCGCTTGCCGCGCACCAGGCTGTTCGGCCACGCCCCGCGGCGCGACGCGGTGCGTGCGGTGAGCCTGACACTGGCGGAGGGCAGCCATCTCGGCATCGTGGGCGAATCCGGTTCCGGGAAGTCGACGTTGCTGCGCCTGCTGCTGGCCCTCGATCGTCCCGATGGCGGTGAGGTTCGCTATCAGGGTAAGCCGGTCCGCGGCCGTGACCTGACCTGGTTTCGCCGGGAAGTCCAAGTGGTACTGCAAGATCCGCTGAGTTCGCTGGACCCGCGGATGATCGTCGGCGATTCGATCGCCGAACCCCTGGAGTGCCTGCGGATCCCGGGCAACCACGACTATCGCGTAGCGGAACTGCTCGTCGCGGTCGGCCTGGAACCCGATGCGGCAGCACGCTATCCGCACGAGTTCTCCGGCGGGCAGCGCCAGCGCATCGCGATCGCCCGCGCCCTCGCGCCGAACCCGAAGGTGCTCGTCGGCGACGAACCCTTCTCTGCCCTCGACGCCCCCACCCGCGCCCAGATCATCGAACTGCTGGGCGATCTCGTGGAAAAGTTCGGTCTGTCGCTGATCCTCGTCTCCCACGACGTCGGGGTGGTCCAGCAACTGTGCGATCAACTCCTGGTGCTGAAAGACGGGGAGATCGTCGAACGCGGCCCCGCGGACACGGTTCTCGCCCACCCCGAACACCCGTACACCCGGGCGCTGCTGGACGCCGTGCCGATGCTGCCGTTCTGA
- a CDS encoding MmcQ/YjbR family DNA-binding protein has product MAVIEDVSSLGTELERSYQVYVRGRLKFRVKQIVYVAFSLDETIMGFAFPKEERAALVASEPHKFHLPAAADMRFNWVHADLAALDAAEARELVVDAWRMVVPKKLARAYDLAHPHGPARS; this is encoded by the coding sequence GTGGCAGTGATCGAGGACGTCAGCTCCCTGGGGACCGAACTGGAGCGCTCCTACCAGGTCTACGTCCGTGGCAGGTTGAAGTTCCGCGTCAAACAGATTGTCTACGTGGCGTTCTCACTCGATGAGACCATCATGGGCTTTGCCTTCCCCAAGGAGGAACGAGCGGCGCTGGTCGCGAGCGAACCACACAAATTCCACCTGCCCGCGGCAGCGGATATGCGCTTCAACTGGGTGCACGCCGACCTCGCTGCCCTGGACGCGGCCGAAGCTCGTGAACTGGTGGTCGATGCCTGGCGCATGGTGGTCCCCAAGAAACTCGCCCGCGCCTACGATCTCGCCCACCCGCACGGTCCCGCACGCAGCTGA
- a CDS encoding Hsp20/alpha crystallin family protein gives MLMRTDPFRDLDRLTHQVFGTPARPAAMPMDAWRDGDEFFVEFDLPGIDPDSLDLDVERNVVTVKATRPQLDQSRSMIAAERSRGVFARQLFLGENLDTDAIRADYRDGVLRLIVPVAEKAKPRKIEVIRSETADRQAINA, from the coding sequence ATGCTGATGCGTACCGATCCCTTCCGTGACCTGGATCGCCTGACCCATCAGGTCTTCGGTACACCTGCGCGACCGGCGGCCATGCCGATGGACGCCTGGCGGGACGGCGATGAGTTCTTCGTCGAATTCGACCTGCCCGGTATCGACCCGGACTCCCTCGACCTCGACGTCGAACGCAATGTCGTGACCGTGAAAGCCACCCGCCCGCAACTGGATCAGAGCCGTTCGATGATCGCCGCGGAACGCAGCCGCGGCGTGTTCGCCCGCCAGCTGTTTCTGGGCGAGAACCTCGACACCGATGCGATCCGCGCGGACTACCGCGACGGGGTGCTGCGCTTGATCGTGCCCGTCGCGGAAAAAGCCAAGCCCCGCAAGATCGAGGTCATCCGCAGCGAAACCGCCGATCGTCAGGCCATCAACGCCTGA
- a CDS encoding TIGR03618 family F420-dependent PPOX class oxidoreductase, producing the protein MTDLKSFAELVPVDSGLCVAVTLRADGTPQATVVTAAVLPHPVTGADTVVFVSPSATVKLANLRADPTIALTIRASWHWATVEGTAQLAGPDDPHTGIDAERQRLVIRDIFAAARVPQDWDAYDQVMQAKRGTLVFVTPHRIYTNAAAL; encoded by the coding sequence GTGACCGATTTGAAGTCCTTCGCCGAACTGGTGCCCGTCGATTCCGGGCTGTGCGTCGCCGTCACCTTGCGCGCGGACGGCACACCGCAGGCCACCGTCGTCACCGCCGCGGTGCTGCCGCACCCGGTCACCGGCGCCGACACGGTCGTGTTCGTATCCCCCAGCGCCACTGTGAAACTCGCGAATCTGCGGGCCGATCCGACCATCGCGCTCACCATCCGCGCCAGCTGGCATTGGGCCACCGTCGAAGGAACGGCACAGCTGGCCGGACCCGACGACCCCCATACCGGCATCGATGCCGAACGACAACGGCTGGTGATCCGCGACATCTTCGCCGCCGCCCGCGTCCCGCAGGACTGGGACGCCTACGACCAGGTGATGCAGGCCAAACGCGGCACCCTCGTTTTCGTCACGCCGCACCGCATTTACACGAATGCCGCCGCGCTGTGA
- a CDS encoding cysteine hydrolase family protein, with protein MYSTIDMGAAALLVIDVQNGFVNAGSASAVPVIVDLVADWSADNRPTVFTRYRNYPNSPWERLLGWRALHGPPETDLIDELIPFTARPKSHLLDKTVYTALTAEGSRLIGALGVTDLILCGIATDACVLKTALDAFEHGYVPWVVRDAVASNATRHSAQQMHDSALRHLARLIGENQLITAAQLTHLIHATPNPDRR; from the coding sequence ATGTATTCAACCATCGACATGGGCGCGGCGGCCCTGCTGGTGATCGACGTACAGAACGGGTTCGTGAATGCGGGCTCGGCGTCCGCAGTGCCCGTGATCGTCGACTTGGTGGCCGACTGGTCGGCCGACAACCGGCCGACCGTCTTCACCCGATACCGGAACTACCCGAACTCACCCTGGGAGCGACTGCTCGGCTGGCGTGCGCTGCACGGACCACCGGAAACCGACCTCATCGACGAGCTGATTCCCTTCACCGCCCGCCCGAAGTCGCACCTGCTCGACAAGACGGTGTACACCGCCCTGACCGCCGAGGGCTCGCGGCTGATCGGCGCACTGGGCGTCACCGATCTGATCCTCTGCGGCATAGCCACCGACGCCTGCGTGCTCAAGACCGCCCTGGACGCGTTCGAACACGGATACGTCCCGTGGGTCGTCCGAGACGCGGTGGCGTCCAACGCAACTCGCCACTCGGCCCAACAGATGCACGATTCCGCCCTGCGCCACCTCGCCCGCTTGATCGGCGAAAATCAGCTCATCACCGCCGCCCAGTTGACCCACCTGATCCACGCCACCCCGAACCCGGACAGGCGGTGA
- a CDS encoding M61 family metallopeptidase has translation MSLSKVRILGAVGVVVVLILAGSLYFGLRDKSDDAPAKQKAISVAVDMTNLPQRVIQVKQTIPVQSGEVELLFPQWLPGNHSPSGPIDKIGGITFTNAGNKLEWKRDPKNVYAFKVAVPDGVDSIDARFQYLTPTDSSQGRVVMTPNMLNLQWNAVVLYPAGPPASEIPFTASVTYPPGFEAGTALDVAGKDGDTVNYKTVPLDILVDSPVYAGRYHKEFDLAPGAKPPVRLQVFADAPEQLEAKPEHLELHKALVQQAVKLYGSQHYDHYDFLLSLSDQLSSNGLEHQRSSENGQPTDYFTGWNPAVGSADLLGHEYTHSWNGKFRRPADLWTPNYNVPMQDSLLWVYEGQTQYWGNVLTGRSGLRPVEVSRDALASVVAAYTDNRPGLSWRTVQDTTNDPIIAQRRTKPYRSWQLSEDYYQGGQLVWLGVDARIRELSGNTKSLDDFARAFFGVDEGKWESQNTYDFDDVVSTLNGVVADDWAKYLRDRLDGKEPFASSVEKTGWKLVYDNNPGALLTAQMKTAEGAVNYTYSIGLNVSGAGKVTDVRWDGPAFKAKVGTGMTVVSVNDAPYSQATMEAAIEAAKTNPAPIRLQVKDFDQTRTVELNYHDGLRFPHLQRIEGTPDYLTQILAARN, from the coding sequence GTGTCGTTGTCGAAGGTTCGTATTCTCGGCGCTGTCGGCGTCGTCGTTGTTCTTATTCTGGCCGGCTCGCTGTACTTCGGCTTGCGCGACAAGTCCGATGACGCGCCGGCGAAGCAGAAAGCGATCTCGGTCGCGGTCGATATGACCAATCTGCCGCAGCGTGTGATTCAGGTGAAACAGACGATCCCGGTGCAGTCGGGCGAGGTGGAATTGCTGTTTCCGCAGTGGCTGCCCGGCAACCACTCGCCGTCCGGTCCGATTGACAAGATCGGTGGCATCACTTTCACGAACGCCGGGAACAAGCTGGAGTGGAAGCGTGACCCGAAGAACGTGTATGCGTTCAAGGTCGCGGTGCCCGACGGCGTGGACTCGATCGACGCCCGCTTCCAGTACCTGACTCCCACCGACTCCTCGCAGGGGCGCGTGGTGATGACCCCGAATATGCTGAATCTGCAGTGGAATGCGGTGGTCCTCTATCCGGCCGGCCCGCCCGCTAGTGAGATCCCCTTCACCGCGAGTGTCACCTACCCGCCGGGATTCGAAGCCGGAACCGCGCTGGATGTCGCAGGCAAGGACGGCGACACCGTGAACTACAAGACTGTTCCGTTGGACATCCTCGTCGATTCGCCTGTGTACGCGGGCCGCTATCACAAGGAGTTCGATCTGGCTCCCGGCGCGAAACCCCCGGTGCGGCTGCAAGTATTCGCCGACGCGCCGGAGCAGCTCGAAGCCAAGCCCGAGCACCTCGAGCTGCACAAGGCGCTGGTGCAACAGGCCGTGAAACTGTACGGCTCGCAACACTACGACCACTACGACTTCTTGCTGTCGTTGTCGGATCAGCTCAGCTCCAACGGCTTGGAACACCAGCGGTCCAGCGAGAACGGCCAACCCACCGACTATTTCACCGGGTGGAATCCCGCGGTCGGCAGCGCCGATCTGCTCGGGCACGAGTACACCCATTCCTGGAACGGCAAGTTCCGGCGCCCGGCGGACCTGTGGACACCCAACTACAACGTCCCGATGCAAGACAGTTTGCTGTGGGTCTACGAGGGACAGACGCAGTATTGGGGCAATGTGCTCACCGGCCGGTCCGGTTTGCGGCCCGTGGAAGTCTCGCGTGACGCGTTGGCTTCGGTAGTCGCCGCCTACACCGACAACCGGCCCGGACTCTCCTGGCGTACCGTGCAGGACACCACCAACGATCCCATCATCGCGCAGCGGCGCACGAAGCCGTATCGGTCGTGGCAGCTCAGTGAGGATTACTACCAGGGCGGGCAACTGGTATGGCTGGGCGTGGACGCGCGGATCCGCGAACTGTCGGGAAACACGAAATCGCTCGATGATTTCGCGCGCGCGTTCTTCGGTGTCGACGAAGGCAAGTGGGAGTCCCAGAACACCTACGATTTCGATGACGTCGTCTCGACGCTGAACGGCGTAGTCGCCGACGATTGGGCGAAATACCTGCGCGATCGTCTCGACGGAAAGGAACCGTTCGCCTCCAGCGTCGAGAAGACGGGCTGGAAGTTGGTCTACGACAACAATCCGGGTGCCCTTCTCACGGCTCAGATGAAAACGGCCGAAGGTGCCGTCAACTACACCTACTCGATCGGTCTCAACGTGTCCGGCGCGGGCAAGGTCACCGACGTGCGCTGGGACGGACCCGCGTTCAAGGCGAAAGTCGGTACCGGGATGACGGTGGTGTCGGTCAACGACGCCCCCTATTCCCAGGCCACGATGGAAGCCGCGATCGAGGCGGCCAAGACGAACCCGGCCCCGATTCGGCTGCAGGTGAAGGACTTCGACCAAACCCGGACCGTCGAACTGAACTATCACGACGGCCTCCGCTTCCCCCACCTGCAACGCATCGAAGGCACCCCGGACTACCTCACCCAGATCCTGGCCGCCCGCAACTAG